One genomic window of Desulfuromonas sp. AOP6 includes the following:
- a CDS encoding sigma-54 dependent transcriptional regulator, whose product MEKILIVDDEAFIRENLERILSEEGYRPFSTDNGDDALKKIVEEEVDLVFLDLNLGSQSGLDILRAIKEVDPKVLVIIITGYGTVESAVEALKLGAYDYIKKPFKADAIRLIVRLALEAQHLRREVRQLRREGKDALGAADMVGSSPQLLQIYRQMREVAKHETATVLITGESGTGKELVARGIHNLSPRKDRPFIEINCGSLPFNLLETELFGHERGAFTDAKSRKIGLFEESSGGTIFLDEIGEMDLNLQVKLLRVLEDRKIRRLGGTRNIDIDVRVIAATNRDLKEAIIEKNFREDLYYRLNVFPIHVPPLRERRDDIPPLLDYFFKRFSGVFKKNIREISREALDLLLRYRWPGNVRELRNVVERICIMNQGEVLTPETLPREIWGEAPLEKAHFHFDIPPEGIMFEQIVEQVEKEIIGRAIQITGGNVAKTARLLNVPRGTLRYKLEKYELGGDDS is encoded by the coding sequence ATGGAAAAAATTCTGATCGTGGATGACGAGGCATTTATCCGCGAAAACCTTGAGCGCATTCTGTCGGAGGAAGGGTATCGCCCCTTTTCGACGGATAACGGTGACGACGCACTGAAAAAAATCGTGGAAGAAGAGGTTGATCTTGTCTTTCTCGATCTCAATCTGGGCAGCCAGAGCGGCCTCGACATTCTGCGGGCCATCAAGGAAGTCGACCCTAAAGTTCTGGTCATTATCATTACCGGCTACGGTACGGTCGAAAGCGCGGTTGAGGCTCTCAAGCTGGGGGCCTACGACTACATCAAAAAACCTTTCAAAGCGGATGCCATTCGCCTGATTGTGCGCCTGGCCCTGGAAGCCCAGCACCTGCGGCGAGAAGTCCGCCAACTGCGGCGCGAAGGCAAAGATGCTCTTGGCGCCGCAGATATGGTGGGTTCCAGTCCCCAGTTGCTGCAGATCTATCGCCAGATGCGAGAAGTCGCCAAACACGAAACGGCCACTGTGCTCATTACCGGGGAGAGCGGTACCGGCAAGGAGCTGGTCGCCCGTGGGATCCACAACCTGTCTCCGCGCAAAGACCGCCCTTTTATCGAAATCAACTGCGGCTCACTGCCGTTCAACCTACTGGAAACGGAGCTTTTTGGCCACGAACGAGGGGCCTTTACCGATGCGAAATCTCGCAAAATCGGTCTGTTTGAAGAGTCGAGCGGTGGCACCATTTTTCTGGATGAAATCGGGGAGATGGATCTCAATCTGCAGGTCAAGCTTCTGCGGGTCCTTGAGGACCGTAAGATCAGGCGGTTGGGAGGCACCCGCAATATAGACATTGATGTTCGGGTGATTGCCGCGACGAATCGGGATCTTAAAGAGGCTATTATCGAAAAGAACTTCAGGGAAGATCTCTATTACCGGCTCAACGTCTTTCCCATTCACGTTCCGCCTCTACGCGAGCGTCGTGATGATATTCCGCCCCTGCTCGACTATTTTTTCAAACGCTTTAGCGGGGTCTTTAAAAAGAACATCCGGGAGATATCTCGTGAAGCCCTGGATCTCCTTCTGCGTTACCGCTGGCCCGGCAACGTGCGGGAACTTCGCAATGTCGTTGAACGTATCTGCATCATGAACCAGGGCGAGGTTCTGACGCCGGAAACCCTTCCGCGTGAGATATGGGGTGAAGCACCCCTGGAAAAGGCTCACTTCCACTTTGATATCCCCCCTGAAGGGATCATGTTCGAGCAAATCGTGGAGCAGGTCGAAAAAGAGATTATCGGCAGGGCCATTCAGATCACCGGTGGCAATGTGGCCAAAACGGCGCGATTGCTCAATGTTCCGCGAGGAACGCTCCGCTACAAACTGGAAAAATATGAACTTGGTGGTGACGATTCATAA
- a CDS encoding SLC13 family permease encodes MFSVLIDRLWNMHDETKKLVLFNPKSLIKDIKKNLAFNSSNPEHDADLSEELEDAPAEHARRIKSSPGGIEEGEPREYTTRQKIGLFLGPVLAGLMLVIPTPAGMTPEAQKMASIALLMASWWMCESIPIPATSLLPIALFPLFGLMPTGKATAPYASHLIFLFMGGFIIALAMQRWNLHRRIAMNIVKTVGFSPSRLIFGFMVATAALSAFVSNTATAVMMMPIGLAIISHVVEEGKKEGLDKEIDFSPENFAFGLNLMLGIAYAASIGGIATLIGTPPNTVLAGYLQKTYGYEISFAKWLLVGVPLVVVMLPLTWLWLTRVANPMKLKKVPGGRDLINAELKEMGPMNTGERWTALIFTLTALGWIFRKQIGFLFPDPKMVTDAAIGMTGALLLFLIPINMKKNTFVMDWHWASKMPWGVLILFGGGLALADGFKVTKLADWIGSQVSLLANAPTFILIVAVATLIIYLTELTSNTATAAMVMPILSAVAIGLGQNPLLLVVPAAIAASCAFMLPVATPPNAIVFGSGYVTIPQMVKSGFGLNIIGIILAVVITYALVIPVFGVVVDQVPQWVVAAGK; translated from the coding sequence ATGTTTTCCGTACTGATTGACCGTCTCTGGAATATGCATGACGAGACGAAAAAACTCGTTCTTTTTAACCCTAAGTCTCTGATCAAGGATATCAAGAAGAACCTTGCCTTCAACAGTTCCAACCCCGAGCATGATGCCGATCTGTCCGAAGAACTGGAGGATGCCCCAGCGGAGCATGCCCGTCGGATAAAGTCGAGCCCTGGCGGCATCGAGGAAGGGGAGCCACGGGAATACACCACCCGTCAAAAAATAGGACTATTTCTTGGTCCCGTACTGGCTGGGCTGATGCTTGTCATCCCCACCCCCGCCGGCATGACGCCTGAGGCGCAGAAAATGGCCTCCATTGCTCTGCTCATGGCCAGCTGGTGGATGTGTGAATCCATCCCTATTCCGGCGACCAGTCTGCTGCCCATCGCCCTTTTCCCGCTGTTCGGGCTTATGCCTACCGGTAAGGCGACTGCTCCTTATGCCAGCCATCTTATCTTCCTGTTCATGGGCGGTTTTATCATAGCTCTGGCCATGCAGCGCTGGAATCTGCATCGGCGCATCGCCATGAACATTGTCAAGACGGTCGGTTTTTCTCCCAGTCGGTTGATTTTTGGCTTCATGGTGGCCACGGCGGCCCTGTCGGCTTTCGTTTCCAATACGGCGACGGCAGTTATGATGATGCCCATCGGCCTTGCTATAATCAGCCATGTGGTGGAGGAGGGTAAAAAGGAAGGGCTGGACAAAGAGATAGATTTCTCTCCTGAAAATTTTGCCTTTGGCCTCAATCTCATGCTGGGCATTGCCTATGCCGCTTCTATTGGCGGCATCGCCACCCTGATCGGCACACCTCCCAATACCGTGCTGGCGGGTTATCTGCAGAAGACTTACGGCTATGAGATCAGCTTCGCCAAGTGGCTTCTTGTCGGGGTTCCCCTGGTAGTGGTCATGCTGCCGCTGACCTGGCTGTGGCTGACCCGGGTGGCCAACCCCATGAAACTGAAAAAGGTTCCGGGCGGGCGCGACCTGATCAATGCCGAGTTGAAGGAAATGGGTCCCATGAATACCGGTGAAAGGTGGACGGCTCTGATCTTCACCTTGACGGCCCTGGGCTGGATTTTCCGTAAGCAGATCGGTTTTCTCTTTCCTGACCCTAAAATGGTCACTGATGCGGCTATCGGCATGACAGGTGCTCTGCTCCTCTTCCTCATCCCGATCAACATGAAAAAGAACACCTTTGTCATGGACTGGCATTGGGCTTCCAAGATGCCCTGGGGTGTGTTGATTCTTTTCGGTGGCGGTCTCGCCCTGGCCGACGGTTTCAAGGTGACCAAGCTGGCCGACTGGATCGGCAGTCAGGTCAGCCTGCTGGCGAACGCCCCGACGTTCATTCTGATTGTCGCCGTCGCCACCCTGATCATCTACCTGACGGAATTGACCTCCAATACGGCAACGGCTGCCATGGTGATGCCTATTTTGTCGGCCGTCGCTATCGGCCTCGGGCAGAATCCTCTCTTGCTGGTGGTGCCTGCCGCCATCGCCGCCTCCTGCGCCTTTATGCTGCCGGTGGCGACACCACCCAACGCCATTGTCTTTGGGTCCGGCTATGTCACGATTCCGCAGATGGTCAAGAGCGGTTTTGGTCTCAATATCATCGGCATTATTCTCGCTGTTGTCATCACCTATGCCCTGGTGATTCCGGTCTTTGGTGTTGTGGTCGATCAGGTACCCCAATGGGTGGTGGCTGCCGGCAAGTAA
- the hypF gene encoding carbamoyltransferase HypF, whose product MNTLLRHRIEVRGIVQGVGFRPFVYQTAMRFGLSGWVLNDSDGVVLEVEGEKAHLDAFASVLRDQPPPLAAVAEILVNEIPVTGEGSFIIRQSQRHGHRSTEISPDTFVCADCLTELFDPADRRFRYPFINCTNCGPRYTLVTDVPYDRGYTTMAGFTMCPACQQEYDDPSSRRFHAQPNACPDCGPQVLLRDASGQVVNTTNPVSEAVSLLSQGCILAVKGVGGYHLAVDPCHDQALRRLRRRKGRDEKPFALMAADVTTARRLAVIDEDGRRLLESTERPIVLLPQRSGHGLSPQVAPQNRYFGLMLPYTPLHYLLLRDHFDALVMTSANFSEEPIVFRDEDAMETLRGLADYTLEHNRPIHIRTDDSIVRILGGRGLLLRRSRGFVPRAIRLSCQTEPVLAVGAELKNTLCLTRGHQAYMSQHIGDLKSPEVFRSFLQTFDHFRHIFGVDPAIVAHDLHPDYQSTGFAQQLQGKMLVGVQHHHAHLASCLAENCFDGEAIGVVFDGAGYGEDGHVWGGEFLLGDCRDFRRAGHLAYLPMPGGDAATREPLRMGLSALFHAFGRELPGHQMVDDLPSAEIQFYLQMMERGLNTPLTSSCGRLFDAVAALAGLRYRVSYEGQAALELEMAIPETPCEEAYSFVLERRGEELIVNPAEVFRAVVKDRRQGVDAGHISLRFHNGLARMILDSCLSLRDQYGLQNVALSGGVFQNRYLTEKARALLQAAGFHVLLHSLVPPNDGGISLGQAVVAAQRTEAGRPGC is encoded by the coding sequence ATGAACACCTTGCTGCGTCACAGAATAGAGGTCAGAGGAATCGTCCAGGGCGTCGGTTTCCGACCCTTCGTTTACCAGACGGCCATGCGGTTCGGGCTGTCGGGGTGGGTTCTTAATGATTCCGACGGTGTGGTGCTTGAGGTGGAAGGGGAGAAAGCGCACCTCGACGCGTTTGCCTCGGTGCTGCGGGATCAACCTCCCCCCCTGGCGGCCGTGGCAGAGATCCTTGTTAATGAAATCCCGGTGACGGGCGAGGGAAGTTTTATCATTCGCCAGAGCCAGAGACACGGGCATCGCTCTACCGAAATTTCTCCTGACACCTTCGTCTGCGCCGATTGCCTTACAGAGCTTTTTGACCCCGCCGATCGCCGTTTCCGCTACCCATTCATTAATTGCACCAACTGCGGTCCCCGCTACACCCTCGTGACCGATGTTCCTTATGATCGTGGTTACACGACCATGGCCGGGTTTACGATGTGTCCCGCCTGTCAGCAGGAATATGACGATCCTTCTTCCCGCCGCTTTCATGCCCAGCCCAACGCCTGTCCGGACTGCGGTCCACAGGTTCTCTTGCGGGATGCCTCGGGACAGGTGGTGAATACGACCAATCCCGTAAGTGAGGCGGTCTCTCTTCTCTCGCAAGGCTGTATTCTGGCCGTGAAAGGGGTTGGCGGCTATCATCTGGCGGTCGATCCCTGCCATGATCAGGCTTTACGGAGACTGCGGCGGCGAAAAGGGCGCGATGAAAAGCCCTTTGCCCTGATGGCGGCCGACGTGACAACGGCGCGGCGTCTTGCTGTGATTGATGAGGACGGCAGACGGTTGCTGGAGAGTACGGAGCGTCCCATCGTCCTGCTCCCACAGCGATCAGGTCATGGTCTGTCGCCGCAGGTCGCTCCGCAGAATCGCTATTTCGGCCTCATGCTTCCTTATACGCCTCTGCACTATCTGCTTCTTCGTGACCATTTCGATGCCCTCGTCATGACCAGTGCCAATTTCAGCGAAGAGCCCATTGTCTTTCGGGATGAAGATGCCATGGAGACATTGCGAGGCCTGGCCGACTATACGCTGGAACACAACCGGCCCATCCACATACGCACCGACGATTCCATTGTCCGCATTCTTGGCGGGCGCGGCCTTTTGTTGCGCCGCTCCCGCGGGTTTGTGCCACGGGCCATCCGTCTGAGCTGTCAGACGGAACCCGTTCTGGCCGTGGGGGCCGAACTCAAAAATACCCTTTGCCTGACGCGCGGTCACCAGGCCTATATGAGTCAGCACATCGGTGATCTCAAAAGTCCCGAGGTCTTTCGTTCTTTCCTGCAAACCTTTGACCACTTCCGCCATATTTTTGGAGTAGATCCCGCTATTGTGGCCCATGATCTTCATCCCGACTATCAGTCGACAGGCTTTGCCCAGCAGTTGCAGGGCAAGATGCTGGTGGGAGTCCAGCATCATCATGCCCATTTGGCCAGCTGTCTGGCGGAAAACTGCTTTGACGGTGAGGCCATCGGCGTTGTTTTTGACGGAGCCGGTTACGGCGAGGATGGTCATGTCTGGGGAGGGGAGTTTTTGCTGGGGGATTGTCGGGATTTCCGCCGAGCCGGGCATCTGGCCTATCTGCCCATGCCGGGGGGGGATGCGGCCACCCGCGAACCGCTGCGCATGGGGCTCAGTGCGCTCTTTCACGCTTTTGGCCGGGAATTGCCGGGCCACCAGATGGTTGATGATCTCCCATCGGCTGAAATCCAGTTTTATCTGCAGATGATGGAACGTGGTCTCAATACGCCGCTGACCTCAAGTTGCGGCCGCCTTTTCGATGCGGTGGCCGCTTTGGCCGGTCTACGCTATCGGGTGAGCTACGAGGGGCAAGCGGCCCTCGAACTGGAAATGGCCATTCCGGAAACCCCTTGCGAGGAAGCGTATTCCTTTGTCCTGGAAAGGAGAGGGGAGGAACTTATTGTCAATCCTGCTGAGGTGTTTCGTGCCGTGGTGAAAGACAGACGGCAAGGTGTGGACGCCGGCCATATCAGCCTGCGCTTTCATAACGGCCTCGCCCGCATGATTCTGGATTCCTGCCTTTCTCTGCGGGATCAATACGGTCTTCAGAACGTGGCCTTGAGCGGCGGGGTTTTTCAGAATCGATACCTGACGGAAAAGGCGCGGGCTCTTCTGCAGGCGGCTGGCTTCCATGTCCTCCTCCATTCCCTCGTTCCCCCCAATGATGGCGGCATTTCTCTGGGACAAGCTGTCGTGGCGGCGCAGCGCACTGAAGCAGGCCGGCCGGGCTGTTGA
- the pfkA gene encoding 6-phosphofructokinase, whose translation MKKLAVLTSGGDCQGMNAAIRAVVRAALAEKLDIVGFQKGYYGLINDLAEPLTTRSVSGILQRGGTFLQSARCPEMHTAEGLDAAVATLKRHQVEGLVVIGGDGSLRGAQALHKRGIPVIGIPASIDNDIPFTDMSLGVDTALNNIIHAVDCLKDTASSHDRAFLVETMGRKCGYLAVVAAIACGAEHALIPEMPYDIEAICANLKRRFEEGRDNSIIMVAEGVGQAQTIGEQIKDKVGFETRIMVLGHYQRGGSPSTFDRVLAARFGAGTVDALMRGDSGKMVGLSCGKVAFTDLEKVLNSGLRPIDQVLLQLAQLLGI comes from the coding sequence ATGAAAAAATTGGCTGTATTAACCAGTGGCGGTGACTGTCAGGGAATGAACGCCGCCATACGGGCGGTGGTTCGCGCCGCCCTGGCTGAAAAACTTGATATCGTCGGTTTTCAAAAGGGCTATTACGGCCTCATAAACGACCTGGCCGAACCGCTGACGACCCGCTCGGTCAGCGGCATTCTACAACGGGGGGGCACCTTTTTGCAGAGCGCGCGCTGCCCTGAAATGCACACGGCAGAAGGTCTTGATGCAGCCGTGGCCACGCTGAAAAGGCACCAGGTGGAGGGACTGGTGGTGATCGGCGGTGACGGCTCTCTTCGCGGCGCCCAGGCATTGCACAAGCGGGGCATTCCGGTTATCGGCATTCCCGCCTCCATTGACAACGATATCCCCTTTACCGATATGTCTCTGGGCGTCGACACGGCTCTGAACAATATCATCCATGCCGTCGACTGCCTTAAAGACACCGCATCGTCCCACGACCGCGCTTTCCTGGTGGAAACCATGGGCAGAAAATGCGGCTATCTGGCGGTTGTGGCCGCCATTGCCTGTGGCGCCGAGCACGCACTTATCCCGGAAATGCCTTACGATATCGAGGCAATCTGCGCCAATCTGAAGCGGCGCTTTGAAGAAGGACGAGACAACTCGATCATCATGGTGGCCGAGGGGGTTGGACAGGCCCAGACCATTGGTGAGCAGATCAAGGACAAGGTCGGCTTTGAGACCCGCATCATGGTTCTGGGACATTATCAGCGCGGAGGATCGCCCAGCACCTTTGACCGCGTCCTCGCCGCCCGTTTCGGGGCCGGCACTGTCGATGCTCTCATGAGGGGGGATTCGGGGAAGATGGTCGGCCTGAGTTGCGGCAAGGTCGCTTTTACCGATCTGGAAAAAGTTCTGAACTCAGGGCTGCGACCGATCGACCAGGTTCTTCTGCAGCTGGCCCAGCTCCTCGGGATCTAG
- a CDS encoding pitrilysin family protein, producing the protein MIRPTFQRLGLFLFLVGLLCLPSFGTAATLETKVQEHTLANGLKLLLVERHDSPTFAAYITLGVGATDETSENRGVAHLLEHMLFKGTKTLGTTDYEKEKPLLEAIERTAVQLDALKRAGDKADPDTLARLQQELKALQERHKEFVVKDEFSRIYAENGGVGYNAFTSKDLTTYLVSLPANKLELWAAIESDRMKNAVLREFYTEREVVQEERRRSYETNPAGMLYENLLATAFTMHPYRYPIIGWHSDIANLSLAKTRAFHDAYYAPVNTVIALVGDIDADEAIDTVERYFGDIPPGIPVAGVEAVEPAQRGEKRIHITFEAEPQLQVAFHKPTLPERDDYVFDLIDLILGQGRTSRLYRSLVVEKQLATAVSTYGAPGSRYPNLFVISAVPRYPHSLAEVEAAIYGELERLSREPVSEQELEGARNRLRADRLRYLKGNSGLARMLTFYQTVARDWRYLVNYDRVMDTITAEEIVDVARRYFRAENRTVASLSKEGI; encoded by the coding sequence ATGATCCGTCCAACCTTTCAACGTCTGGGACTGTTTCTGTTTCTGGTTGGTCTGCTTTGTCTGCCATCCTTTGGCACGGCGGCGACTCTCGAAACCAAAGTCCAGGAGCATACTCTGGCTAACGGGCTGAAGCTTCTCCTCGTGGAGCGCCATGACTCACCCACCTTTGCCGCGTACATTACTCTCGGAGTGGGAGCTACCGACGAAACCAGTGAAAATCGTGGAGTGGCCCACTTGCTTGAGCATATGCTCTTCAAGGGGACGAAGACATTGGGTACCACCGATTACGAGAAAGAAAAGCCCCTTTTGGAAGCTATCGAACGCACAGCTGTGCAACTTGATGCCTTGAAGAGGGCTGGAGACAAGGCCGACCCAGACACTTTGGCCCGGCTCCAGCAGGAACTTAAGGCCTTGCAGGAGCGCCACAAGGAGTTTGTCGTCAAGGATGAATTCAGCCGTATTTACGCGGAAAACGGCGGGGTAGGTTACAACGCTTTTACCAGCAAGGATCTGACGACCTACCTGGTTTCGTTGCCGGCCAACAAGCTGGAGCTCTGGGCCGCCATTGAGTCTGATCGCATGAAAAACGCTGTCCTGCGCGAATTCTATACCGAACGGGAGGTTGTGCAGGAGGAGCGCCGACGGTCCTACGAGACGAATCCGGCCGGCATGCTCTATGAAAACTTGCTTGCCACAGCTTTTACCATGCATCCCTATCGCTATCCGATCATTGGCTGGCATTCGGATATCGCCAATCTGAGTCTGGCCAAGACCCGGGCGTTTCATGACGCCTATTATGCCCCGGTCAATACCGTCATTGCTCTGGTCGGCGACATCGATGCCGACGAAGCGATCGATACGGTGGAAAGGTACTTTGGCGACATCCCGCCTGGAATACCCGTGGCCGGGGTTGAGGCCGTCGAGCCGGCCCAGCGCGGCGAGAAGCGCATTCATATTACCTTTGAGGCCGAACCCCAACTGCAGGTGGCTTTCCACAAGCCGACCCTGCCGGAGCGTGACGATTATGTCTTCGACCTCATCGACCTTATTCTGGGGCAGGGCCGCACCTCCCGGCTCTATCGCTCGCTGGTGGTGGAAAAACAGCTGGCCACGGCCGTCTCGACCTATGGGGCTCCTGGCTCGCGTTATCCCAATCTCTTTGTCATCTCTGCCGTGCCCCGCTATCCCCATTCGTTAGCCGAGGTCGAGGCCGCCATTTATGGGGAACTCGAGCGTCTCAGCCGCGAACCCGTATCCGAACAGGAGTTGGAGGGTGCCAGAAATCGCCTTCGCGCCGACCGCCTGCGTTATCTCAAAGGCAACAGCGGCCTTGCCCGCATGCTCACCTTCTATCAGACCGTGGCGAGAGACTGGCGGTATCTGGTGAATTACGACCGGGTAATGGACACGATTACCGCCGAGGAGATCGTCGACGTCGCCCGCCGTTATTTTCGTGCAGAAAACCGCACGGTAGCCAGCCTGAGCAAGGAGGGGATTTGA
- a CDS encoding pitrilysin family protein, which yields MKWIKVCLLVLLAFGVNACLPSEKVVDPRQLSFAPLRFQVPDVEQLTLPNGIRLYLKEDPELPLVDVTAMVGAGRIGDPGDKVGLGDLFAAALRTGGAGDYPPDPFEESLEFLAADLSVAASTYDTTLHLSVPAKDFDKGLELFAQLLLAPRFDPERLEISRKQALEGLRRQDDMPGSLAQRALMAALYPGHPLGTHPEEKSLQAIERQDLLDFHRTYFKPGNLWLAISGDFDRAQLLNRLETLFGQWADDDFVPQAVPAVPESAAPALWVAAKDIPQTTILLGEVGLEKSAPDLQAARVMNYILGGGGFNARLMREIRSNRGLAYSVYSYYQIGRKLPGPFVAGSETKSSSTLEVVQLMLAHMERMRQEPVSEEELRLAKESLINSFVFAFTDTHEVVTQTMRLDFYDYPAGYLETYRDKVAEVTIADVQAAANRYLHPDSQAIVLVGMGEDFFEIGKALKRPVQYIPTVSDP from the coding sequence ATGAAGTGGATAAAGGTTTGTCTTCTGGTTCTGCTGGCGTTCGGGGTTAACGCCTGTCTTCCGTCAGAAAAGGTGGTCGATCCCCGGCAGCTTTCTTTTGCGCCTCTGAGGTTTCAGGTGCCGGACGTCGAGCAGCTGACTCTGCCCAATGGCATCCGGCTTTATCTGAAAGAAGACCCTGAGTTGCCGCTGGTCGATGTTACGGCCATGGTTGGGGCGGGCAGAATCGGAGATCCCGGGGACAAAGTCGGGCTGGGGGATCTCTTCGCCGCCGCCCTGCGGACGGGGGGGGCTGGGGATTATCCACCTGACCCTTTCGAGGAATCTCTTGAGTTTCTCGCCGCGGATCTGTCGGTGGCGGCATCCACCTATGACACCACTTTGCATCTGTCGGTGCCGGCCAAAGACTTCGACAAGGGCCTGGAACTTTTCGCCCAGCTCCTTCTGGCCCCCCGCTTTGATCCGGAACGTCTCGAAATTTCCCGCAAACAGGCCCTGGAAGGTCTTCGCCGCCAGGATGACATGCCGGGCTCTCTGGCGCAAAGGGCCCTAATGGCCGCCCTTTATCCCGGGCATCCCCTGGGGACACACCCCGAGGAGAAAAGCCTGCAGGCTATAGAGCGTCAGGATCTGCTCGATTTTCACCGAACATACTTCAAACCCGGCAATCTCTGGCTGGCCATCTCCGGTGATTTCGATCGCGCGCAGCTGTTGAACCGTCTGGAGACCCTCTTTGGCCAATGGGCGGATGATGATTTCGTTCCCCAGGCTGTTCCCGCCGTACCGGAGTCTGCGGCGCCGGCTCTGTGGGTGGCTGCCAAGGATATCCCCCAGACGACCATTCTGCTGGGAGAGGTTGGTCTTGAAAAGTCGGCTCCCGATCTGCAGGCTGCCCGTGTCATGAACTATATTCTCGGCGGTGGCGGTTTCAACGCCCGACTCATGCGGGAAATCCGTTCCAACCGGGGTCTGGCCTATTCCGTTTATTCCTATTACCAGATCGGCAGAAAACTTCCCGGCCCCTTTGTAGCCGGTAGTGAAACCAAAAGCAGCTCCACGCTGGAAGTGGTGCAGCTGATGCTTGCCCATATGGAACGCATGCGACAGGAACCGGTAAGCGAAGAAGAGCTGCGTCTGGCCAAAGAGAGTCTCATCAACTCCTTTGTCTTCGCTTTTACCGATACCCATGAGGTCGTCACTCAGACCATGCGCCTCGATTTTTACGACTACCCAGCCGGTTATCTGGAAACGTATCGGGACAAGGTGGCCGAGGTGACGATCGCGGATGTCCAAGCGGCCGCCAATCGGTATTTGCACCCCGATTCTCAGGCTATTGTTCTGGTGGGTATGGGTGAAGATTTTTTCGAGATAGGCAAGGCGCTGAAACGGCCTGTGCAGTATATCCCGACGGTCTCTGACCCTTGA
- a CDS encoding DUF948 domain-containing protein, producing MTVEIDILALIVVVAAVLLVAFLIPMMIQTKKTARQIDEFIALAQRDVLPMLRELREASERINRASAKAEQGVEQVEGLMQSVGEVGDSIHRVNHFLQHDVGRYMGNAAGIWLGIRAASKVLLREMNKNKGGD from the coding sequence ATGACGGTTGAAATTGATATCCTTGCCTTGATTGTCGTTGTTGCGGCTGTTCTCCTTGTCGCTTTTTTAATCCCAATGATGATTCAGACAAAAAAAACAGCGCGGCAGATCGATGAATTTATTGCTCTGGCCCAGCGGGATGTTCTGCCCATGCTGCGTGAACTGCGGGAGGCGTCTGAACGTATCAACAGGGCTTCAGCCAAGGCCGAACAGGGTGTAGAACAGGTTGAAGGTCTGATGCAGTCGGTAGGGGAGGTCGGTGACTCGATTCACCGCGTCAACCATTTCCTTCAGCATGACGTGGGTCGCTATATGGGGAATGCAGCTGGAATCTGGCTGGGCATTCGAGCCGCCAGCAAGGTGCTGCTTCGGGAAATGAACAAGAACAAAGGAGGTGACTGA
- a CDS encoding YtxH domain-containing protein translates to MADDYRGCGAGSVFLAFVMGAAIGGGIALLTAPRSGSETRGKIRDLSDETLDRMKELTDEAEGRLKGVVDEGRELLNEKKDLIQAAIEAGKQAMEAEKAKKKEA, encoded by the coding sequence ATGGCAGATGATTACAGAGGTTGTGGTGCTGGATCCGTTTTTCTGGCATTTGTTATGGGGGCTGCTATCGGTGGGGGGATTGCTCTGTTGACGGCTCCTCGGTCCGGTAGCGAGACGCGTGGAAAAATACGGGATCTCAGTGACGAAACGCTGGACAGGATGAAGGAACTCACCGATGAGGCTGAGGGCCGCCTGAAAGGTGTCGTTGACGAAGGCCGCGAACTGTTAAACGAGAAAAAAGATTTGATCCAGGCGGCCATTGAGGCCGGCAAACAGGCCATGGAGGCCGAGAAGGCCAAAAAGAAAGAGGCTTGA